A genomic segment from Aegilops tauschii subsp. strangulata cultivar AL8/78 chromosome 1, Aet v6.0, whole genome shotgun sequence encodes:
- the LOC109770186 gene encoding uncharacterized protein, with product MGRSPRRRRAMAAAPSDPGKNPRGVLPGDRIFASLAPYITFADHLRLRIVCRAWRFFSRRLGRRPPPFPWLMLPEPASASQSAPAPANVRRQFYDIPGGRPYAYDVPGEGYHRCVASSACGWLVFVSVDAPRRLVLANPVAGARLVLSWPFKEKNAEGRFHAALTSSPADRRACFLVLATDRLVAYCRPGQQDQGWLTLRAPGFRYDPAASDIVTVGAMVYLVDGRRKVWRADLVDPEPKVERRNTACQLPFGESSMRHYLVESLRHVHLVLADEHNARVALFRLDWDKKMWMQDRVRGDRVLLLGRGCSASVPAASGRPPGMLLFAHQPSLSLVDVGGCGAGLAWFWAESWVDDGSDDMLVLKKKMHHRQGEFTAGDSFWFFPAIDPDERAMVASQA from the coding sequence ATGGGTCGCTCGCCTCGACGACgccgggcgatggcggcggcgcctAGCGATCCGGGGAAAAACCCTAGGGGGGTCCTCCCCGGCGACCGCATCTTCGCCTCGCTGGCCCCCTACATCACCTTCGCCGACCACCTCCGCCTCCGCATCGTCTGCCGCGCGTGGCGCTTCTTCTCCCGCCGCctcggccgccgcccgccgcccttcCCGTGGCTCATGCTCCCGgagccggcctccgcgtcgcagTCCGCGCCCGCGCCGGCCAACGTGCGCCGCCAGTTCTACGACATCCCCGGAGGGCGGCCCTACGCGTACGATGTCCCGGGGGAGGGCTACCACCGCTGCGTCGCCTCCTCCGCCTGCGGGTGGCTCGTGTTCGTCTCCGTGgacgcgccccgccgcctcgtcctCGCGAACCCCGTCGCCGGCGCGCGGCTGGTTCTGTCGTGGCCGTTCAAGGAGAAGAACGCCGAAGGGCGATTCCACGCCGCGCTGACGTCCTCGCCGGCTGACCGCCGGGCGTGCTTCCTCGTCCTCGCCACCGACAGGCTCGTCGCCTACTGCCGCCCCGGCCAGCAGGACCAGGGGTGGCTCACCCTGCGCGCCCCGGGGTTCCGCTACGACCCGGCCGCCAGCGACATCGTCACCGTCGGCGCCATGGTGTACCTGGTCGACGGCAGGAGGAAGGTCTGGCGCGCGGACCTCGTGGACCCGGAGCCCAAGGTGGAGCGCCGGAACACGGCGTGCCAGCTCCCGTTCGGTGAGAGCAGCATGCGCCACTACCTCGTGGAGTCGCTCCGGCACGTCCACCTCGTGCTCGCGGACGAGCACAACGCGCGCGTCGCGCTCTTCAGGCTGGACTGGGACAAGAAGATGTGGATGCAGGACCGCGTGCGCGGGGACCGTGTCCTGCTTTTGGGCCGCGGGTGCTCGGCTTCTGTGCCGGCGGCGTCGGGCCGGCCGCCTGGCATGCTTTTGTTCGCGCACCAGCCGTCGTTGAGTCTCGTTGACGTCGGCGGTTGTGGCGCTGGGCTCGCGTGGTTCTGGGCGGAATCGTGGGTGGATGACGGCTCGGATGATATGCTGGTGCTGAAGAAGAAAATGCACCACCGGCAAGGCGAGTTCACCGCCGGTGACTCGTTCTGGTTCTTCCCGGCCATCGATCCGGATGAAAGGGCTATGGTTGCATCGCAGGCCTAG
- the LOC109770179 gene encoding pectin acetylesterase 9 isoform X2: protein MARRRLWTWAAAVVVVAAAAAAAAAAGQEKRLLVGMTLVPGAASTGAVCLDGSPPAYHLHRGSGAGARGWLLQFEGGGWCNDAPSCAARAGTRRGSTRLMSKLEVFSGVLSNDPARNPDFYNWNRVKLRYCDGGSFAGDSEFRNGSSVIYMRGQRIWDAIIADLLTKGLAKAEKVLLSGCSAGGLATFFHCDNLGELLGGVATVKCMSDAGFFLDVDDISGNNSIRPFFSSLVALQGAEKNLNKDCLNSTLDPYLCFFPQYALQNIKTPYFILNSAYDVYQFHHIFVPPSSDPRGHWSRCKADPSACSTLQIATLQGEPEVGMFINSCFAHCQSELQDTWFAPNSPTLDNETIAELVGDWYFERGAAQEIDCAYPCDSTCHNIIPSNQVGN from the exons ATGGCCCGGCGGCGGCTCTGGACGTGGGCAGctgccgtcgtcgtcgtcgctgctgcggctgcggctgcAGCGGCGGCGGGCCAGGAGAAAAGGCTGCTGGTGGGCATGACTCTCGTCCCGGGCGCCGCGTCCACGGGGGCAG TGTGCCTCGACGGGAGCCCGCCGGCGTACCACCTCCACCGTGGCTCCGGCGCGGGCGCCCGCGGCTGGTTGCTCCAGTTCgagggcggcggctggtgcaacGACGCGCCGTCGTGCGCCGCAAGAGCCGGCACGCGGCGGGGGTCCACCCGGCTCATGAGCAAGCTCGAGGTCTTCTCCGGCGTGCTCAGCAACGATCCGGCCAGGAACCCAG ATTTTTACAACTGGAATCGGGTGAAGCTGCGGTACTGCGACGGCGGATCCTTCGCGGGCGATTCAGAGTTCAGAAATGGC TCTTCAGTCATCTACATGAGAGGTCAAAGGATATGGGATGCTATCATCGCCGATCTCCTCACCAAAGGCCTCGCCAAAGCCGAAAAG GTGCTGCTCTCAGGCTGCTCAGCAGGAGGCCTAGCTACATTCTTCCACTGCGACAACCTCGGGGAGCTTCTTGGGGGTGTCGCCACGGTGAAATGCATGAGCGACGCGGGGTTTTTCCTTGATGT GGATGACATTTCTGGCAACAACAGCATTAGGCCTTTCTTTAGCAGCCTAGTTGCTCTGCAG GGAGCTGAGAAGAATTTGAACAAAGACTGTCTAAATTCAACACTCGATCCTTATCTG TGTTTTTTCCCGCAGTATGCACTTCAAAACATTAAAACCCCATATTTCATCTTGAATTCAGCATACGATGTATATCAG TTCCATCACATCTTTGTGCCTCCTTCGTCTGATCCTAGGGGTCACTGGAGTCGCTGTAAGGCGGACCCTAGCGCATGCAGCACATTACAAATTGCAACTCTCCAAG GTGAGCCGGAGGTGGGGATGTTCATCAATTCTTGCTTTGCACATTGCCAGAGCGAGCTGCAGGACACATGGTTTGCACCGAATTCCCCAACACTGGACAATGAG ACAATTGCAGAGCTAGTCGGTGATTGGTACTTTGAAAGGGGTGCCGCCCAAGAAATCGACTGCGCCTATCCCTGCGACTCAACTTGCCACAACATTATACCATCTAATCAG GTCGGCAACTAG
- the LOC109770179 gene encoding pectin acetylesterase 9 isoform X1, with translation MARRRLWTWAAAVVVVAAAAAAAAAAGQEKRLLVGMTLVPGAASTGAVCLDGSPPAYHLHRGSGAGARGWLLQFEGGGWCNDAPSCAARAGTRRGSTRLMSKLEVFSGVLSNDPARNPDFYNWNRVKLRYCDGGSFAGDSEFRNGSSVIYMRGQRIWDAIIADLLTKGLAKAEKVLLSGCSAGGLATFFHCDNLGELLGGVATVKCMSDAGFFLDVDDISGNNSIRPFFSSLVALQGAEKNLNKDCLNSTLDPYLCFFPQYALQNIKTPYFILNSAYDVYQFHHIFVPPSSDPRGHWSRCKADPSACSTLQIATLQGLRSAMLTALKLFEGEPEVGMFINSCFAHCQSELQDTWFAPNSPTLDNETIAELVGDWYFERGAAQEIDCAYPCDSTCHNIIPSNQVGN, from the exons ATGGCCCGGCGGCGGCTCTGGACGTGGGCAGctgccgtcgtcgtcgtcgctgctgcggctgcggctgcAGCGGCGGCGGGCCAGGAGAAAAGGCTGCTGGTGGGCATGACTCTCGTCCCGGGCGCCGCGTCCACGGGGGCAG TGTGCCTCGACGGGAGCCCGCCGGCGTACCACCTCCACCGTGGCTCCGGCGCGGGCGCCCGCGGCTGGTTGCTCCAGTTCgagggcggcggctggtgcaacGACGCGCCGTCGTGCGCCGCAAGAGCCGGCACGCGGCGGGGGTCCACCCGGCTCATGAGCAAGCTCGAGGTCTTCTCCGGCGTGCTCAGCAACGATCCGGCCAGGAACCCAG ATTTTTACAACTGGAATCGGGTGAAGCTGCGGTACTGCGACGGCGGATCCTTCGCGGGCGATTCAGAGTTCAGAAATGGC TCTTCAGTCATCTACATGAGAGGTCAAAGGATATGGGATGCTATCATCGCCGATCTCCTCACCAAAGGCCTCGCCAAAGCCGAAAAG GTGCTGCTCTCAGGCTGCTCAGCAGGAGGCCTAGCTACATTCTTCCACTGCGACAACCTCGGGGAGCTTCTTGGGGGTGTCGCCACGGTGAAATGCATGAGCGACGCGGGGTTTTTCCTTGATGT GGATGACATTTCTGGCAACAACAGCATTAGGCCTTTCTTTAGCAGCCTAGTTGCTCTGCAG GGAGCTGAGAAGAATTTGAACAAAGACTGTCTAAATTCAACACTCGATCCTTATCTG TGTTTTTTCCCGCAGTATGCACTTCAAAACATTAAAACCCCATATTTCATCTTGAATTCAGCATACGATGTATATCAG TTCCATCACATCTTTGTGCCTCCTTCGTCTGATCCTAGGGGTCACTGGAGTCGCTGTAAGGCGGACCCTAGCGCATGCAGCACATTACAAATTGCAACTCTCCAAG GCCTAAGAAGTGCAATGTTAACAGCTCTCAAACTGTTTGAAGGTGAGCCGGAGGTGGGGATGTTCATCAATTCTTGCTTTGCACATTGCCAGAGCGAGCTGCAGGACACATGGTTTGCACCGAATTCCCCAACACTGGACAATGAG ACAATTGCAGAGCTAGTCGGTGATTGGTACTTTGAAAGGGGTGCCGCCCAAGAAATCGACTGCGCCTATCCCTGCGACTCAACTTGCCACAACATTATACCATCTAATCAG GTCGGCAACTAG
- the LOC109770178 gene encoding uncharacterized protein isoform X1 yields the protein MGNRSRPSVAKETMEPIDEETESPSRAAQLKCSDGNSGEMRLNRFPNFHCKSLPSRRREENPEDSIMHSRGSMYQSSSDVSRLRKLQEGRRKLDSIYERDAFMSFGTVDSSSQPSTSGSYLVPQRSGSCKSRSSMNITRGFNQDAREFLDISSREVPSDNLRLGRPRKDCNLLKDDVKESFPGLSLEEDNAMCPAANAAPHLLESSSSKGTMSNGQPPVGLHPDRSNHARIDSVSNLPKSLSAKVGVFDATCPSESVHGVDGKKKARSSAFKKILDPFMKSKSMRNPSLMEMEDAKCGNPPVRGKDSALRKSLLSGISRSEQTPTPKCQMSGEARPITVTSSPTHLHAVLKLDPDNGAFGFEFCTKGPEESIYANTWKSGNELNWIYTFHSVGKRSSTVARTSKDRHGWLPPIVGQMHVSSYLYSEVEEDGILNNSATSEFVLYDIAHARRSSAVDRVQSTDSTQPPFCNVVKNSISRESLERNNQMERQNTARNNSDASVSCLWSQEDLHPHLEVAAVVVQVPFHKTRSQELKTGSSPGTVKVVTAGGAHGLPRDDETSPSPLLNRLKSGGRCDCGGWDMSCPIVVLENAYDSYWVDSVMNESKHPMELFVKQGNQEVLPALSMKVDGKGNFSVDFHARLSALQAFSVCISLLHCSEASPAIGIEKFKHKLYSSSMKMLLKEEVKQLIGSVTGKEKKKVKRRKAKTPVVNGPPFSPMGRV from the exons ATGGGGAACCGTTCTCGGCCCAGTGTAGCTAAGGAGACCATGGAACCGATTGACGAGGAAACAGAGAGTCCTAGCAGGGCAGCACAACTCAAATGCTCGGATGGAAACTCGGGCGAAATGCGCCTCAACCGCTTCCCAAATTTTCATTGCAAGAGTCTGCCTTCAAGACGCCGTGAGGAAAACCCAGAAGATAGCATCATGCATAGTCGTGGTTCTATGTACCAGAGCTCCAGTGATGTCAGCAGACTAAGGAAACTCCAAGAGGGGAGGAGGAAATTAGACTCTATATATGAAAGAGATGCGTTTATGTCATTTGGGACTGTCGATTCTTCCTCTCAGCCTAGCACAAGTGGATCTTACTTGGTTCCGCAACGGAGCGGTTCATGCAAGTCAAGGTCTTCTATGAACATAACTCGTGGATTTAATCAAGATGCCAGGGAGTTTCTGGATATTTCATCGCGTGAGGTTCCTAGTGACAACTTGAGGCTTGGAAGGCCACGCAAGGACTGCAATTTGTTAAAAGATGATGTAAAAGAGAGTTTCCCGGGGTTATCGCTCGAAGAAGACAATGCCATGTGTCCCGCCGCGAATGCTGCTCCTCATTTGCTAGaaagcagcagtagcaaaggtaCAATGTCAAATGGCCAACCTCCTGTTGGCCTTCATCCTGATAGGAGTAACCATGCCAGAATAGATTCGGTGAGTAATCTCCCCAAGTCCTTGTCAGCTAAGGTGGGTGTTTTTGATGCTACATGTCCATCAGAAAGTGTTCATGGTGTTGATGGCAAGAAAAAAGCTCGATCTAGTGCATTTAAGAAAATTTTGGATCCTTTCATGAAGTCCAAATCTATGAGGAATCCCTCCCTCATGGAAATGGAAGATGCAAAATGTGGTAATCCACCAGTTAGAGGAAAAGATAGTGCACTGCGCAAATCTTTGTTGAGTGGTATCTCAAGATCTGAACAAACGCCCACACCTAAATGCCAGATGAGTGGGGAAGCCCGGCCTATCACGGTTACTTCATCGCCGACTCATTTGCATGCTGTTCTTAAACTGGATCCTGACAATGGTGCTTTTGGTTTTGAGTTCTGTACCAAGGGTCCAGAAGAATCCATTTACGCTAACACTTGGAAATCCGGAAACGAACTGAATTGGATTTACACTTTCCATAGTGTTGGCAAACGATCAAGTACGGTGGCAAGGACCTCCAAGGATAGGCATGGGTGGCTGCCTCCAATTGTTGGCCAGATGCATGTGTCATCCTATCTGTACTCTGAAGTTGAAGAAGATGGTATTTTAAATAACTCAGCCACTAGCGAGTTTGTTTTGTATGACATTGCTCATGCACGACGGAGCTCTGCCGTTGATAGAGTTCAGTCTACAGATTCCACTCAACCACCATTCTGCAATGTTGTTAAGAATTCAATCTCTAGGGAGTCTCTAGAGAGAAATAATCAGATGGAGCGGCAAAATACTGCAAGGAATAACTCAGATGCATCGGTATCTTGTCTTTGGTCCCAAGAAGATCTTCATCCTCATTTGGAGGTTGCAGCTGTTGTAGTCCAAGTGCCGTTTCATAAAACCCGGTCCCAAGAATTAAAAACTGGATCATCACCTGGTACAGTCAAAGTGGTTACAGCAGGCGGAGCACACGGGTTACCAAGGGATGATGAGACCAGTCCATCACCACTGCTTAACCGTCTAAAGAGCGGGGGAAGGTGTGACTGTGGTGGATGGGACATGTCTTGCCCAATCGTTGTCCTTGAAAATGCATATGATAGTTATTGGGTCGATTCTGTGATGAACGAAAGCAAGCATCCCATGGAGCTATTTGTTAAG CAGGGTAACCAAGAAGTCCTCCCTGCCCTTTCCATGAAAGTAGACGGGAAAGGAAATTTCTCAGTGGATTTCCATGCACGACTGTCGGCGCTGCAGGCATTCTCAGTCTGCATATCTTTGCTCCACTGTTCTGAAGCTTCTCCAGCCATTGGTATAGAGAAATTCAAGCACAAGTTGTATTCCAGTTCAATGAAAATGCTCCTCAAAGAAGAAGTGAAGCAGTTGATCGGATCAGTAACAGGGAAAGAGAAGAAGAAAGTGAAGAGGAGGAAAGCAAAAACTCCGGTGGTCAACGGCCCTCCCTTCTCACCCATGGGAAGAGTATAG
- the LOC109770178 gene encoding uncharacterized protein isoform X2: protein MGNRSRPSVAKETMEPIDEETESPSRAAQLKCSDGNSGEMRLNRFPNFHCKSLPSRRREENPEDSIMHSRGSMYQSSSDVSRLRKLQEGRRKLDSIYERDAFMSFGTVDSSSQPSTSGSYLVPQRSGSCKSRSSMNITRGFNQDAREFLDISSREVPSDNLRLGRPRKDCNLLKDDVKESFPGLSLEEDNAMCPAANAAPHLLESSSSKGTMSNGQPPVGLHPDRSNHARIDSVSNLPKSLSAKVGVFDATCPSESVHGVDGKKKARSSAFKKILDPFMKSKSMRNPSLMEMEDAKCGNPPVRGKDSALRKSLLSGISRSEQTPTPKCQMSGEARPITVTSSPTHLHAVLKLDPDNGAFGFEFCTKGPEESIYANTWKSGNELNWIYTFHSVGKRSSTVARTSKDRHGWLPPIVGQMHVSSYLYSEVEEDGILNNSATSEFVLYDIAHARRSSAVDRVQSTDSTQPPFCNVVKNSISRESLERNNQMERQNTARNNSDASVSCLWSQEDLHPHLEVAAVVVQVPFHKTRSQELKTGSSPGTVKVVTAGGAHGLPRDDETSPSPLLNRLKSGGRCDCGGWDMSCPIVVLENAYDSYWVDSVMNESKHPMELFVKGNQEVLPALSMKVDGKGNFSVDFHARLSALQAFSVCISLLHCSEASPAIGIEKFKHKLYSSSMKMLLKEEVKQLIGSVTGKEKKKVKRRKAKTPVVNGPPFSPMGRV, encoded by the exons ATGGGGAACCGTTCTCGGCCCAGTGTAGCTAAGGAGACCATGGAACCGATTGACGAGGAAACAGAGAGTCCTAGCAGGGCAGCACAACTCAAATGCTCGGATGGAAACTCGGGCGAAATGCGCCTCAACCGCTTCCCAAATTTTCATTGCAAGAGTCTGCCTTCAAGACGCCGTGAGGAAAACCCAGAAGATAGCATCATGCATAGTCGTGGTTCTATGTACCAGAGCTCCAGTGATGTCAGCAGACTAAGGAAACTCCAAGAGGGGAGGAGGAAATTAGACTCTATATATGAAAGAGATGCGTTTATGTCATTTGGGACTGTCGATTCTTCCTCTCAGCCTAGCACAAGTGGATCTTACTTGGTTCCGCAACGGAGCGGTTCATGCAAGTCAAGGTCTTCTATGAACATAACTCGTGGATTTAATCAAGATGCCAGGGAGTTTCTGGATATTTCATCGCGTGAGGTTCCTAGTGACAACTTGAGGCTTGGAAGGCCACGCAAGGACTGCAATTTGTTAAAAGATGATGTAAAAGAGAGTTTCCCGGGGTTATCGCTCGAAGAAGACAATGCCATGTGTCCCGCCGCGAATGCTGCTCCTCATTTGCTAGaaagcagcagtagcaaaggtaCAATGTCAAATGGCCAACCTCCTGTTGGCCTTCATCCTGATAGGAGTAACCATGCCAGAATAGATTCGGTGAGTAATCTCCCCAAGTCCTTGTCAGCTAAGGTGGGTGTTTTTGATGCTACATGTCCATCAGAAAGTGTTCATGGTGTTGATGGCAAGAAAAAAGCTCGATCTAGTGCATTTAAGAAAATTTTGGATCCTTTCATGAAGTCCAAATCTATGAGGAATCCCTCCCTCATGGAAATGGAAGATGCAAAATGTGGTAATCCACCAGTTAGAGGAAAAGATAGTGCACTGCGCAAATCTTTGTTGAGTGGTATCTCAAGATCTGAACAAACGCCCACACCTAAATGCCAGATGAGTGGGGAAGCCCGGCCTATCACGGTTACTTCATCGCCGACTCATTTGCATGCTGTTCTTAAACTGGATCCTGACAATGGTGCTTTTGGTTTTGAGTTCTGTACCAAGGGTCCAGAAGAATCCATTTACGCTAACACTTGGAAATCCGGAAACGAACTGAATTGGATTTACACTTTCCATAGTGTTGGCAAACGATCAAGTACGGTGGCAAGGACCTCCAAGGATAGGCATGGGTGGCTGCCTCCAATTGTTGGCCAGATGCATGTGTCATCCTATCTGTACTCTGAAGTTGAAGAAGATGGTATTTTAAATAACTCAGCCACTAGCGAGTTTGTTTTGTATGACATTGCTCATGCACGACGGAGCTCTGCCGTTGATAGAGTTCAGTCTACAGATTCCACTCAACCACCATTCTGCAATGTTGTTAAGAATTCAATCTCTAGGGAGTCTCTAGAGAGAAATAATCAGATGGAGCGGCAAAATACTGCAAGGAATAACTCAGATGCATCGGTATCTTGTCTTTGGTCCCAAGAAGATCTTCATCCTCATTTGGAGGTTGCAGCTGTTGTAGTCCAAGTGCCGTTTCATAAAACCCGGTCCCAAGAATTAAAAACTGGATCATCACCTGGTACAGTCAAAGTGGTTACAGCAGGCGGAGCACACGGGTTACCAAGGGATGATGAGACCAGTCCATCACCACTGCTTAACCGTCTAAAGAGCGGGGGAAGGTGTGACTGTGGTGGATGGGACATGTCTTGCCCAATCGTTGTCCTTGAAAATGCATATGATAGTTATTGGGTCGATTCTGTGATGAACGAAAGCAAGCATCCCATGGAGCTATTTGTTAAG GGTAACCAAGAAGTCCTCCCTGCCCTTTCCATGAAAGTAGACGGGAAAGGAAATTTCTCAGTGGATTTCCATGCACGACTGTCGGCGCTGCAGGCATTCTCAGTCTGCATATCTTTGCTCCACTGTTCTGAAGCTTCTCCAGCCATTGGTATAGAGAAATTCAAGCACAAGTTGTATTCCAGTTCAATGAAAATGCTCCTCAAAGAAGAAGTGAAGCAGTTGATCGGATCAGTAACAGGGAAAGAGAAGAAGAAAGTGAAGAGGAGGAAAGCAAAAACTCCGGTGGTCAACGGCCCTCCCTTCTCACCCATGGGAAGAGTATAG